The proteins below come from a single Deltaproteobacteria bacterium genomic window:
- a CDS encoding ABC transporter permease — MKLPLSYSFRNLWTRKITTFLTISGMALVVYVFAAVLMLSEGLKKTLQDTGSMGNAIIVRRSADAEVMSIIQRREAAIIETLPEIALDQKGDPLFSREVTVLVALPKTETGRVGQVTIRGVSEKSLELRNHVILKSGRYFKPGPSEIVIGSSIAKRFKGTGLGQTIRFGLRDWLVVGILDAQQTGFDSEIWADVDQVMNTFHRPVYSSMVLRLRDDGSFQSLKKHIESDPRLTVTVKREAQFYVDQSEMMAKFIRILGLSITIIFSVGAMIGAMVTMYAAVANRTVEIGTLRALGFPRKSILAAFLIESLLLGVLGGILGLGSASLMQWVSISTMNWQTFSELAFNFILNSEIAGQTFAFALIMGLLGGFLPALRASRLNIVEALRTT; from the coding sequence ATGAAACTCCCCTTAAGCTACAGCTTCAGAAACCTCTGGACCCGAAAAATTACGACCTTCTTGACCATTTCCGGTATGGCCCTGGTGGTCTATGTCTTTGCTGCGGTGCTGATGCTCTCCGAGGGACTGAAAAAAACCCTGCAGGATACCGGGTCCATGGGAAATGCCATTATTGTCCGCCGGTCGGCCGATGCTGAAGTCATGAGCATCATACAACGCCGGGAGGCGGCTATCATTGAAACCCTGCCGGAAATCGCCCTGGATCAAAAAGGAGATCCTTTATTCAGCCGCGAGGTGACGGTCCTGGTGGCCCTGCCTAAAACGGAGACCGGCCGGGTCGGACAGGTGACGATCAGGGGGGTCTCTGAAAAATCACTGGAACTTCGGAACCACGTGATCTTGAAGTCCGGTCGTTACTTCAAACCAGGCCCCTCTGAAATCGTTATTGGAAGCAGTATTGCCAAACGGTTTAAAGGCACCGGTCTCGGTCAAACCATCCGGTTCGGTCTCCGGGATTGGCTGGTGGTAGGCATCCTGGATGCCCAACAAACCGGCTTTGATTCGGAAATCTGGGCCGATGTGGATCAGGTCATGAATACCTTTCACCGGCCGGTGTATTCTTCCATGGTCTTAAGGCTGCGGGATGACGGTTCCTTCCAGTCTTTAAAAAAACACATAGAGAGCGATCCCCGCCTGACCGTCACCGTTAAACGGGAAGCCCAATTCTATGTCGATCAATCGGAGATGATGGCTAAATTTATCCGTATCCTGGGCTTGTCTATAACCATTATTTTTTCGGTTGGGGCCATGATCGGAGCCATGGTAACCATGTACGCCGCCGTGGCCAACCGAACGGTGGAGATCGGCACTTTGCGGGCACTGGGATTTCCCCGAAAAAGCATCCTGGCCGCCTTTCTGATCGAATCCCTCCTGCTCGGGGTCCTGGGAGGCATTTTAGGTCTGGGATCCGCTTCTTTGATGCAATGGGTCAGCATCTCGACTATGAACTGGCAGACCTTTTCCGAACTGGCCTTTAACTTTATCTTAAATAGTGAGATTGCCGGCCAGACTTTCGCTTTCGCCTTGATCATGGGGCTCCTGGGAGGATTTCTGCCGGCCCTGCGGGCCTCACGGTTGAATATCGTAGAGGCCTTGAGGACGACGTAG